From Rutidosis leptorrhynchoides isolate AG116_Rl617_1_P2 chromosome 3, CSIRO_AGI_Rlap_v1, whole genome shotgun sequence, a single genomic window includes:
- the LOC139896442 gene encoding probable N-acetyltransferase HLS1 codes for MVVAENGSDPVLVIREYNPKTDIQKVEHVERSCEVGPSGEYSLHADLLGDPVCRVRNSPAYLMLVAEMVVMIGGDEKREIVGMIRGCIKTVTCGKKLSRKAGFLAETSPIFTKLAYIVGLRVSPSHRRMKIGLKLVCRMEDWFRDNGAEYTYIATDASNKPCVNLFTEKCGYSKFRNPSVLVHPVFAHRLHISPRVTIIKLSLSDAETIYRRRFSTTEFFPRDIDSVLKNNLNLGTFLAIPKDSSHALSWVGSELFLSDQPESWAIMSVWNCNEVFKLEVKGASWVKKGVVKTTRVLDRVFPFLNLPSLPKIFNPFGLHLAYGLGGEGPCYMKFVKDLFSYAHNLAKKEKCGVVATEVSSEDPLMSAIPHWKVLSFDDLWCIKRLDEDYSDGFVGDWRKSQPDSSFFLDPREF; via the exons ATGGTGGTGGCCGAAAACGGCAGCGATCCAGTTTTAGTCATAAGAGAGTACAACCCAAAAACAGACATTCAGAAAGTTGAACATGTTGAAAGAAGTTGCGAGGTGGGCCCTAGCGGCGAATACTCCCTCCACGCTGACCTTTTAGGTGACCCTGTTTGTCGAGTTCGCAACTCCCCTGCTTATCTCATGTTG GTGGCGGAGATGGTGGTGATGATTGGCGGAGATGAGAAAAGAGAGATTGTGGGGATGATTAGGGGTTGCATTAAAACGGTTACATGTGGTAAAAAACTAAGTCGGAAGGCTGGTTTTTTGGCCGAAACCAGCCCTATATTCACAAAACTCGCGTACATCGTAGGCCTTCGAGTCTCCCCATCTCATAG GAGAATGAAAATCGGATTGAAGCTTGTTTGTCGAATGGAAGATTGGTTTAGAGATAATGGTGCTGAATACACTTATATCGCTACTGATGCTTCCAACAAACCTTGCGTTAATCTTTTCACCGAAAAATGTGGTTACTCAAAGTTTCGTAACCCTTCGGTTCTTGTCCACCCTGTATTTGCTCACCGTCTTCACATTAGCCCAAGAGTCACAATCATTAAACTCTCGTTATCTGACGCTGAAACCATATATCGTCGTAGATTCTCCACTACTGAATTTTTCCCTCGTGACATTGACTCGGTACTAAAAAACAACCTCAATTTAGGCACATTCCTCGCGATACCAAAAGATTCCTCACATGCTTTATCATGGGTCGGGTCAGAATTGTTCCTTTCTGACCAGCCCGAATCGTGGGCCATCATGAGTGTGTGGAATTGTAATGAAGTGTTTAAGTTAGAAGTTAAAGGAGCATCATGGGTAAAGAAAGGAGTGGTTAAAACAACTCGGGTTTTGGATAGAGTCTTCCCTTTCTTAAATTTACCCTCTTTACCTAAGATTTTTAACCCATTTGGGCTACATTTGGCATATGGGCTTGGTGGTGAAGGCCCATGTTACATGAAGTTCGTGAAGGACTTGTTTAGTTACGCACACAATCTAGCTAAAAAGGAAAAATGTGGTGTGGTCGCAACTGAAGTGTCTAGTGAAGATCCACTAATGTCCGCGATCCCACATTGGAAAGTGTTGTCGTTTGATGATTTATGGTGTATCAAGAGGCTCGATGAAGACTATAGTGACGGCTTTGTTGGCGATTGGAGAAAGTCGCAACCTGATTCATCTTTTTTTCTTGATCCTAGAGAGTTTTAA